From a single Cupriavidus taiwanensis LMG 19424 genomic region:
- the infC gene encoding translation initiation factor IF-3: MATDKGHRINREISAPELRLVGVDNEQLGIVKFMDALRLAEDKDLDLVEIAPNATPPVARIMDYGKFKYEEAKRAHEAKLKQKIIQVKEVKFRPGTDDGDYNVKLRNLKRFLEDGDKTKITLRFRGREMAHQEIGARMLERLKADLEEIGQVEQMPKMEGRQMVMVLAPKKKK, translated from the coding sequence ATCGCTACGGACAAAGGTCATCGCATCAACCGGGAAATCAGCGCGCCTGAACTGCGCCTGGTAGGGGTTGATAACGAGCAGCTCGGCATCGTCAAGTTCATGGACGCTCTGCGGCTGGCTGAGGACAAGGACTTGGACCTGGTGGAGATCGCCCCCAACGCGACTCCGCCCGTCGCCCGGATCATGGATTACGGGAAGTTCAAGTACGAGGAAGCCAAGCGCGCCCACGAGGCCAAGCTGAAGCAGAAGATCATCCAGGTCAAGGAAGTCAAGTTCCGGCCGGGTACGGATGACGGCGACTACAACGTCAAGCTGCGCAACCTGAAGCGCTTCCTGGAAGATGGCGACAAGACCAAGATCACGCTGCGGTTCCGTGGTCGCGAGATGGCCCACCAGGAAATCGGCGCGCGCATGCTCGAACGCCTGAAGGCGGACCTGGAAGAAATTGGCCAGGTCGAGCAGATGCCGAAGATGGAAGGGCGCCAGATGGTGATGGTGCTCGCCCCCAAGAAGAAGAAGTAA
- a CDS encoding integration host factor subunit alpha produces MNDRDANSMTAAALGEMSDRQASSLDDAMPEARATEVPTLTKAELAEMLFDQVGLNKRESKDMVEAFFDVIREALEQGDSVKLSGFGNFQLRDKPQRPGRNPKTGEVIPITARRVVTFHASQKLKGLVEERAGIAG; encoded by the coding sequence ATGAATGATCGAGACGCGAATTCCATGACCGCTGCAGCACTGGGTGAGATGAGCGACCGGCAGGCATCCTCCCTTGACGATGCAATGCCGGAAGCCCGCGCGACCGAAGTTCCCACGCTGACCAAGGCCGAGCTTGCCGAGATGCTGTTCGACCAGGTGGGCCTGAACAAGCGTGAATCGAAGGACATGGTCGAGGCCTTCTTCGACGTCATCCGCGAAGCGCTGGAGCAGGGCGACAGCGTCAAGCTTTCCGGCTTCGGCAACTTCCAGTTGCGCGACAAGCCCCAGCGGCCCGGCCGCAATCCCAAGACCGGCGAAGTCATCCCGATCACCGCGCGCCGCGTAGTCACGTTCCACGCCAGCCAGAAGCTGAAGGGCCTGGTCGAAGAACGCGCCGGCATCGCCGGCTGA
- the pheT gene encoding phenylalanine--tRNA ligase subunit beta codes for MQFSESWLRTFANPEKISTDALSHSLTMAGLEVEEVGPVAPPFDKVVVAHVLSTERHPNADRLNVCQVDAGTGETLQIVCGAPNVRPGIKVPCALVGAVLPPAEDGGKPFEIKVGKLRGVDSYGMLCSARELKLSEDHGGLMVLPDDAPVGQNIRQYLDLDDQVFVIKLTPNKADCLSIHGVAREVSALTGAALNLPDMQPVPVTIQDKLPVKVSAPDLCGRFSGRIIRGVNARAATPLWMVQRLERSGQRSVSALVDISNYVMLELGRPSHVFDLHKIHGGLDVRWGRKGEQIKLLNGNTIEVDEQVGVIADEKEIESLAGIMGGDSTAVTLDTTDIYLEAAFWWPAAIQGRSRRYNFSTDAGHRFERGVDYATTVEHIERITALILAICGGQAGPVDDHVVNLPVRKPVSLRVARAERVLGIELSPAAIADVFQRLQLPFTRTQGAEGELFEVTPPSYRFDIEIEEDLIEEVARIYGFERIPARPPVAESEMRPTNEGSRSTHVVRHAVAARDYQEVINFAFVEEKWERDFAANDQPIRLLNPIASQLAVMRSTLIGGLVDKVRYNLNRKAARVRLFEVGRVFHRDAGVKDGGLTVAGYDQPMMAAGIAYGPAFEEQWGIATRNVDFFDVKGDVEALFHPRVPRFEPVSHPALHPGRAARVLLDGKPVGVVGELHPRWLQEYELAHAPVLFELRLDALRATGLPAYTEISKFPAAVRDLAVVVKQSVRVQDLLDAMRAALEKQGYGRFCQGLVLFDEFRPKGASTAIGADEKSLAFRVTLQDTGSTLQDETVDSAVRCMVDALTEAFQARLRG; via the coding sequence ATGCAATTCTCGGAATCCTGGCTTCGCACCTTCGCCAACCCTGAAAAGATTTCCACCGACGCGCTGTCGCACAGCCTGACCATGGCCGGCCTCGAAGTGGAAGAGGTGGGCCCGGTCGCGCCGCCGTTCGACAAGGTGGTGGTTGCGCACGTGCTGTCGACCGAGCGCCATCCCAATGCCGACCGCCTCAACGTATGCCAGGTCGATGCCGGCACCGGCGAGACCCTGCAGATCGTCTGCGGCGCGCCCAACGTCAGGCCCGGCATCAAGGTGCCGTGCGCGCTGGTCGGCGCGGTGCTGCCGCCGGCAGAGGATGGCGGCAAGCCGTTCGAGATCAAGGTCGGCAAGCTGCGTGGCGTGGACAGCTACGGCATGCTGTGCTCGGCGCGCGAACTGAAGCTGTCGGAAGACCACGGCGGCCTGATGGTGCTGCCGGACGACGCGCCGGTCGGCCAGAACATCCGCCAGTATCTGGACCTGGACGACCAGGTCTTCGTCATCAAGCTGACGCCGAACAAGGCCGACTGCCTGTCGATCCACGGCGTCGCGCGCGAAGTGTCCGCGCTGACCGGTGCCGCACTGAACCTGCCCGACATGCAGCCGGTGCCGGTGACGATCCAGGACAAACTGCCGGTCAAGGTGTCGGCGCCCGATCTCTGTGGCCGCTTCTCCGGGCGCATCATCCGCGGCGTCAACGCGCGTGCCGCCACGCCGCTGTGGATGGTGCAGCGGCTCGAGCGCTCGGGCCAGCGCAGCGTGTCCGCGCTGGTCGATATCTCGAACTACGTGATGCTGGAGCTGGGTCGTCCGTCGCACGTGTTCGACCTGCACAAGATCCACGGCGGCCTGGACGTGCGCTGGGGCCGCAAGGGCGAGCAGATCAAGCTGCTGAACGGCAACACCATCGAGGTCGACGAGCAGGTCGGCGTGATCGCCGACGAAAAAGAGATCGAGAGCCTGGCCGGCATCATGGGCGGCGACAGCACCGCCGTCACGCTGGACACTACCGACATCTACCTCGAAGCCGCCTTCTGGTGGCCGGCCGCGATCCAGGGCCGCAGCCGCCGCTACAACTTCTCTACCGACGCCGGACACCGCTTCGAGCGCGGCGTGGACTACGCCACCACGGTCGAGCATATCGAGCGCATCACCGCGCTGATCCTTGCCATCTGCGGAGGCCAGGCCGGCCCGGTGGACGACCATGTGGTCAACCTGCCGGTGCGCAAGCCGGTCAGCCTGCGCGTGGCGCGCGCCGAGCGCGTGCTTGGCATCGAGCTGTCGCCGGCGGCCATCGCCGACGTGTTCCAGCGGCTGCAGCTGCCGTTCACGCGTACGCAGGGTGCCGAAGGTGAGTTGTTCGAAGTCACGCCGCCGAGCTACCGCTTCGATATCGAGATCGAGGAAGACCTGATCGAGGAAGTCGCGCGCATCTACGGCTTCGAGCGCATTCCGGCGCGCCCGCCGGTCGCCGAGAGCGAAATGCGCCCGACCAACGAAGGCAGCCGTTCCACTCACGTGGTGCGCCATGCCGTGGCCGCGCGCGACTATCAGGAAGTGATCAACTTCGCCTTCGTCGAAGAGAAGTGGGAGCGCGACTTCGCCGCCAACGACCAGCCGATCCGCCTGCTGAACCCGATCGCCAGCCAGCTGGCGGTGATGCGCTCGACGCTGATCGGCGGGCTGGTCGACAAGGTGCGCTACAACCTGAACCGCAAGGCCGCGCGCGTGCGCCTGTTCGAGGTGGGCCGGGTGTTCCATCGCGACGCCGGCGTCAAGGACGGCGGCCTGACCGTGGCCGGGTATGACCAGCCGATGATGGCCGCGGGCATCGCCTACGGCCCGGCGTTCGAGGAGCAGTGGGGCATCGCTACGCGCAACGTCGACTTCTTCGACGTGAAGGGCGATGTCGAGGCGCTGTTCCATCCGCGCGTGCCGCGCTTCGAGCCGGTATCGCATCCGGCGCTGCACCCGGGCCGCGCCGCGCGCGTGCTGCTCGACGGCAAGCCCGTGGGCGTGGTTGGCGAACTGCATCCGCGCTGGCTGCAGGAGTATGAGCTGGCGCATGCACCGGTGCTGTTCGAACTGCGGCTCGACGCGCTGCGCGCCACCGGCCTGCCGGCGTACACCGAGATCTCCAAGTTCCCCGCCGCCGTGCGCGACCTGGCCGTGGTCGTGAAGCAATCGGTACGCGTGCAGGACCTGCTCGACGCCATGCGCGCGGCCCTGGAAAAACAGGGTTACGGCCGCTTCTGCCAGGGCCTGGTGCTGTTCGACGAGTTCCGTCCCAAGGGCGCTTCCACGGCCATTGGCGCGGACGAGAAAAGCCTTGCGTTCCGGGTGACCTTGCAAGATACTGGGTCGACCCTCCAGGACGAAACCGTCGACAGCGCGGTGCGCTGCATGGTCGACGCGCTGACCGAAGCCTTCCAGGCGCGGCTGCGCGGTTGA
- the rpmI gene encoding 50S ribosomal protein L35 → MPKMKTKKSASKRFTARPNGSFKRGQAFKRHILTKKTTKNKRQLRGTQDVHETNLKSVRAMMPYA, encoded by the coding sequence ATGCCGAAGATGAAGACGAAGAAAAGCGCTTCCAAGCGCTTTACTGCCCGTCCGAACGGTTCGTTCAAGCGTGGCCAGGCCTTCAAGCGTCACATCCTGACCAAGAAGACCACCAAGAACAAGCGTCAACTGCGCGGTACTCAGGACGTCCATGAGACGAACCTGAAGTCGGTGCGCGCGATGATGCCTTACGCATAA
- the pheS gene encoding phenylalanine--tRNA ligase subunit alpha: MSQDLDQIVADAQAAFAAANDNATLENEKARFLGKTGALTELLKGLGKLDPETRKSEGARINQVKQQVEAALQARRQALADALMNARLAAEAIDVTLPGRAVARGSLHPVMRTWERVEQIFGSIGFDVADGPEIETDWMNFTALNNPDNHPARSMQDTFYVDGRDSEDKLLLLRTHTSPMQVRYARMHVEKYAGKAMPPIKVICPGRTYRVDSDATHSPMFNQVEGLWIGEDVSFADLKGVYTDFLRKFFERDDIQVRFRPSYFPFTEPSAEIDMAFGNGKWLEISGSGQVHPNVLRNMGLDPERYIGFAFGSGLERLTMLRYGINDLRLFFEGDVRFLRQFA; the protein is encoded by the coding sequence ATGTCTCAGGATCTGGACCAAATCGTCGCCGACGCCCAGGCCGCCTTCGCCGCCGCCAACGACAACGCCACGCTGGAAAACGAAAAAGCCCGCTTCCTGGGCAAGACCGGCGCGCTGACCGAACTGCTCAAGGGGCTCGGCAAGCTCGACCCGGAAACCCGCAAGAGCGAGGGCGCGCGCATCAACCAGGTCAAGCAGCAGGTCGAAGCCGCGCTGCAGGCGCGACGCCAGGCGCTGGCCGACGCGCTGATGAACGCGCGCCTGGCCGCCGAAGCCATCGACGTCACGCTGCCGGGCCGCGCAGTGGCGCGCGGCAGCCTGCATCCGGTGATGCGCACGTGGGAGCGCGTCGAGCAGATCTTCGGCTCGATCGGCTTCGACGTGGCCGACGGTCCCGAGATCGAAACCGACTGGATGAACTTCACCGCGCTGAACAACCCGGACAACCACCCGGCGCGTTCGATGCAGGACACCTTCTACGTGGACGGCCGCGACAGCGAAGACAAGCTGCTGCTCCTGCGCACGCACACCAGCCCGATGCAGGTGCGCTACGCCAGGATGCATGTGGAGAAGTACGCCGGCAAGGCGATGCCGCCGATCAAGGTGATCTGCCCGGGCCGCACTTATCGCGTCGACAGCGACGCCACCCACTCGCCGATGTTCAACCAGGTTGAAGGCCTGTGGATCGGCGAGGACGTCAGCTTTGCCGACCTGAAGGGCGTGTACACCGATTTCCTGCGCAAGTTCTTCGAGCGCGACGACATCCAGGTGCGCTTCCGCCCGTCGTACTTCCCGTTCACCGAGCCCTCGGCGGAAATCGACATGGCCTTCGGCAATGGCAAGTGGCTGGAAATCTCCGGTTCGGGCCAGGTGCACCCGAACGTGCTGCGCAACATGGGCCTCGATCCCGAGCGCTATATCGGTTTCGCGTTCGGCTCCGGCCTCGAGCGCCTGACCATGCTGCGCTATGGCATCAACGACCTGCGCCTGTTCTTCGAGGGCGATGTGCGCTTCCTGCGCCAGTTCGCCTGA
- the thrS gene encoding threonine--tRNA ligase, translated as MIAITLPDGSRREFPGPVTVAEVAQSIGAGLAKAALAGKVDGQLVDTSYKIERDAELAIVTDKDADGVDVIRHSTAHLLAYAVKELYPDAQVTIGPVIENGFYYDFAYKRPFTPEDLAAIEKKMTELARKDEKVTREVWNRDEAVALFESMGEKYKAEIIGSIPADQEIGLYREGNFVDLCRGPHVPSTGKLKVFKLMKVAGAYWRGDANNEMLQRIYGTAWAKKEDQEAYLHMLEEAEKRDHRKLGKTLDLFHLQEEAPGMVFWHPKGWQVWQAVEQYMRGRLTDAGYDEVRTPQVMDRSLWEKSGHWQNYKENMFVTESEKRDYAIKPMNCPGHVQIFNHGLRSYRDLPLRLAEFGACHRNEPSGALHGLMRVRGFVQDDAHIFCTEEQIVAEAKAFNELAFSVYDDFGFKDVKVKLSLRPDQRAGSDEIWDHAEEGLRLALRACGVEWEELPGEGAFYGPKVEYHIKDAIGRSWQCGTLQLDLVLPERLGAEYVSEDNSRKRPVMLHRAILGSFERFLGILLENHAGALPAWLAPDQVVVMNIADSQAEYAESVVQLLQKQGFRAKADLRNEKITYKIREHSLQKVPYLLVVGDKERDANQVAVRARGNVDLGVMPVSAFVERLQHDVASKA; from the coding sequence ATGATCGCAATCACGCTGCCGGACGGGTCCCGCCGCGAGTTTCCCGGCCCGGTGACGGTTGCCGAAGTGGCGCAGAGCATCGGCGCAGGCCTGGCCAAGGCCGCGCTGGCCGGCAAGGTGGACGGCCAGCTGGTAGACACCAGCTACAAGATCGAGCGCGATGCGGAACTGGCCATCGTGACGGACAAGGATGCCGACGGCGTCGATGTGATCCGCCACTCCACGGCGCACTTGCTGGCCTATGCCGTCAAGGAGTTGTACCCGGACGCGCAGGTGACGATCGGGCCGGTGATCGAGAACGGCTTCTACTACGACTTCGCCTACAAGCGCCCCTTCACGCCGGAAGACCTCGCTGCCATCGAAAAGAAGATGACGGAGTTGGCGCGCAAGGACGAGAAGGTTACGCGCGAAGTGTGGAACCGCGACGAAGCGGTGGCGCTGTTCGAGTCGATGGGCGAGAAGTACAAGGCCGAGATCATCGGCTCGATCCCGGCCGACCAGGAAATCGGCCTTTATCGCGAAGGCAATTTCGTCGACCTGTGCCGCGGCCCGCACGTGCCGTCGACGGGCAAGCTCAAGGTCTTCAAGCTGATGAAGGTGGCCGGCGCCTACTGGCGCGGCGACGCCAACAACGAGATGCTCCAGCGCATCTACGGCACGGCGTGGGCCAAAAAGGAAGACCAGGAGGCCTACCTGCACATGCTTGAGGAGGCCGAGAAGCGCGACCACCGCAAGCTGGGCAAGACGCTGGACCTGTTTCACCTGCAGGAAGAGGCGCCTGGCATGGTGTTCTGGCACCCGAAGGGCTGGCAGGTCTGGCAGGCTGTCGAGCAGTACATGCGCGGCCGCCTGACGGACGCCGGCTACGACGAGGTGCGTACGCCGCAGGTGATGGACCGTTCGCTGTGGGAGAAGTCGGGTCACTGGCAGAACTACAAGGAGAACATGTTCGTCACGGAGTCGGAGAAGCGCGACTACGCGATCAAGCCGATGAACTGCCCGGGCCATGTGCAGATCTTCAACCACGGCCTGCGCTCGTACCGCGACCTGCCGCTGCGCCTGGCCGAGTTCGGTGCCTGCCATCGCAACGAGCCGTCCGGGGCGCTGCACGGGCTGATGCGGGTGCGCGGCTTTGTGCAGGACGATGCGCATATCTTCTGCACGGAAGAGCAGATCGTCGCCGAGGCGAAGGCCTTCAACGAACTGGCGTTCTCGGTCTATGACGACTTCGGCTTCAAGGACGTGAAGGTCAAGCTGTCGCTGCGCCCCGACCAGCGCGCCGGCTCGGACGAGATCTGGGACCATGCCGAGGAAGGCCTGCGCCTGGCGCTGCGCGCCTGCGGCGTGGAATGGGAAGAGCTGCCCGGCGAGGGCGCCTTCTACGGCCCGAAAGTCGAATACCACATCAAGGACGCGATCGGCCGCTCCTGGCAGTGCGGTACGCTGCAGCTGGATCTGGTGCTGCCGGAGCGCCTGGGTGCTGAATACGTTTCCGAGGACAATTCCCGCAAGCGCCCGGTGATGCTCCATCGCGCCATCCTGGGCTCGTTCGAGCGCTTCCTGGGCATCCTGCTCGAAAACCACGCCGGCGCGCTGCCGGCCTGGCTGGCCCCGGACCAGGTCGTGGTCATGAATATTGCGGATTCTCAGGCAGAGTACGCCGAAAGCGTCGTGCAATTGCTGCAAAAACAAGGGTTTAGGGCCAAGGCCGATTTGCGTAACGAGAAAATTACGTATAAAATCCGCGAGCATTCGCTTCAAAAGGTCCCCTACCTGCTGGTGGTGGGCGATAAGGAGCGGGATGCCAATCAAGTGGCCGTGCGTGCCCGTGGCAACGTGGATCTGGGTGTGATGCCCGTCTCCGCGTTTGTTGAGCGTCTGCAACACGACGTCGCCAGCAAAGCCTGA
- the rplT gene encoding 50S ribosomal protein L20, translated as MPRVKRGVTARARHKKVIDAAKGYRGRRNNVYRIAKQAVMRAGQYAYRDRRNKKRVFRALWIARINAATREHGMTYSVFMNGLKKASIELDRKVLSDMAIHDKPAFAAIVNQVKATVA; from the coding sequence ATGCCTCGAGTAAAGCGTGGGGTCACTGCACGGGCCCGTCACAAGAAGGTTATCGACGCTGCCAAGGGTTACCGCGGCCGTCGCAATAATGTCTATCGCATCGCCAAGCAGGCGGTCATGCGTGCTGGCCAGTACGCGTACCGCGATCGCCGCAACAAGAAGCGCGTGTTCCGCGCCCTGTGGATTGCGCGTATCAACGCCGCGACGCGTGAGCATGGCATGACCTACAGCGTGTTCATGAACGGCCTGAAGAAGGCTTCGATTGAACTGGACCGCAAGGTGCTGTCGGACATGGCTATTCACGACAAGCCTGCCTTTGCCGCCATCGTCAACCAGGTGAAAGCCACCGTTGCCTGA
- a CDS encoding DUF2188 domain-containing protein, whose product MPARNIHVVPLESGWAIESEDGTGGRQLYATQEDAIAAGTEKARQLHAELLVHGRDGRIRMRNSFGNDPRDIPG is encoded by the coding sequence ATGCCAGCCAGGAACATCCACGTCGTACCGCTCGAAAGCGGCTGGGCCATTGAATCCGAAGACGGTACGGGCGGACGCCAGCTCTACGCGACGCAAGAAGACGCGATCGCCGCGGGCACCGAAAAAGCCCGGCAGCTCCACGCGGAACTGCTCGTCCACGGCCGCGACGGCCGTATCCGAATGCGCAACAGCTTTGGCAATGACCCTCGCGACATCCCGGGCTGA
- a CDS encoding MerR family transcriptional regulator encodes MSDKPSDRIALPPIPAKRYFTIGEVSELCAVKPHVLRYWEQEFTQLKPVKRRGNRRYYQHHEVLLIRRIRELLYEQGFTINGARNRLDEGRHHGAATTAQQSMETAAEKAPALSVDIAGLRNALVDVQHLLAQLREIAKHG; translated from the coding sequence ATGTCGGACAAACCCAGCGACCGCATCGCGTTGCCGCCGATCCCGGCCAAGCGCTACTTCACCATCGGTGAGGTGAGCGAGCTTTGCGCCGTCAAGCCGCACGTGCTGCGCTACTGGGAACAGGAGTTTACGCAGCTCAAGCCGGTCAAGCGGCGCGGCAACCGCCGCTACTACCAGCACCATGAAGTCCTGCTGATCCGCCGCATCCGCGAGCTGCTGTACGAGCAGGGCTTCACCATCAACGGCGCGCGCAACCGGCTCGACGAGGGCCGTCATCACGGCGCCGCCACGACAGCTCAGCAATCGATGGAAACCGCCGCGGAGAAAGCGCCGGCGCTGTCGGTCGACATCGCGGGTCTGCGCAATGCGCTGGTCGACGTGCAGCACCTGCTGGCGCAGTTGCGCGAGATCGCGAAGCACGGATAA